taaaaagtccaacggtgtcaaacatttcaaaacggagggagtatattttaatgagcctagtgtcctgtagcaaattacCACACTTTTAAAGTGTCTTCGGGCAAATTCACGTCTTTCAGATATCCCACatctaattacatatttttttagtgtcctgtaacaaattttgccctctttatatacatatgtacagTTTCGATGTACCACAAAGCCTTGCTTTCCCCTACTTGATTACCCATCCACTGTACACAAGCACACACTCTTACAAACACCAATGGagcgccgcttcctcctcctcgccggcctcctcctggccaccgccgtcaccgccgccggcgagcagcagccTCGCCGCACCGCCATGGCAGACCACCAGCAGCCGGCGGCCACCGTGGCGCCGTGCGATCCCCTCTGCATATGTACGCGTCGTCACACTATCacactactagctagctactgatCCAACTCATCACCGAAATGAGGATCAAAATGCATGTGTGCTCCCTCTTAATTAACTTATTACTACATTTTCatggtttaatttggttttgtgcgtgcgtgcatgcagccggagcggcggccggcgcgactccggaggccatggcggcggcggcgatggccggcggcAATGAGTCTGAATCTGCACTGCCCCCTCGTCAGCTTGATCGTCCGGACAGCAGTGGCTTGCCTACTACTCACCAATCATGGATTTACCATGAACCCGTCGCCATGCCCTactccacggcgccgccggcggccatctcGCTCGtcggtgccaccgccgccgccaccgccgtcttcTCCACGATGTtactcgccgcggcggcggcgcgctagATCAATTGCTAGGTTaacttagcttagctagctccTCCAATGATTCCAGGGGGACACAATTTGTTGCAGCCGTTTGTGCCTGCGCCTTTTCGACTTTCGTAGTTTTTGGTTTAGCTCGTGTGATCTTCTATGTGCAGTGTGCTTGCTTAGTGATCCCtctcagttaattaattaattatgcggcATGCATGGTAGTATTTTTCAGTTCTTGTTTATGTGTGTCGTTGGTTTGGTTAAAATCAAATTCCAAATCACAGGAGTTTTGGCAAAGTTTTCAACAGAAATAAACAGGCTATGATTTTAATCCGAGCATAATTAATTTGCCGTTTACTCCACAGAGCATGAAACAAACAGTACATGCAAGTTGATCACCTATCTGTGTATACAGTCAGG
The nucleotide sequence above comes from Oryza glaberrima chromosome 11, OglaRS2, whole genome shotgun sequence. Encoded proteins:
- the LOC127754047 gene encoding uncharacterized protein LOC127754047; translated protein: MERRFLLLAGLLLATAVTAAGEQQPRRTAMADHQQPAATVAPCDPLCISGAAAGATPEAMAAAAMAGGNESESALPPRQLDRPDSSGLPTTHQSWIYHEPVAMPYSTAPPAAISLVGATAAATAVFSTMLLAAAAAR